The Gloeobacter violaceus PCC 7421 DNA window GGCGCAATTTCTCGTCGACTTCCTCGTCCTTGGAGATCGCAAAGGGCGGGGTCTCGGCCCGGTTGAGCACTGCGAGGGTATCGGCGTAGACTTCGACTGTGCCGGTAGAAAGGCGCGGATTGAGGGAGTGCTCGGGGCGGGCGCTCACCCGGCCTTCGACGCGCACGACGTACTCGTTGCGCAGAGAACTGGCGAGGTGGTAGCTCTCGGGGGTGCGCTGCGGGTCGGCGACAATTTGAACGATACCTGTGTAATCGCGCAGGTCGAGAAAAATGACGCCGCCGTGATCGCGCCAGCCGTCGATCCAGCCGTAGAGGGAGACAGTTTTGCCGATGTGCTCGGAGCGCAAAGTGCCGCAGTAGTCGGAACGCATGGAAGAAGCGAGTGCAGTTTTTCCATGATAGACCCGGGCAGTCACAAACCTTTATCTTCGGCATCGGCTGCCCAGGAGCGGCCGGTTCGTTCGACAGAAAACGCTACGATAACCCTCATGAAGCCACTACAACGTCGCGCACTTTGGGCGGGATTGGCCCTGTCGCTGTGGACGATGCCCGCGCCGGCCCAGCAGGCGGGACAACCCCAACGCCTAACCGTCGAAGCGCAGGTCACCTTCGGCAAGCAGACCTTCAAACTGGAGGTGGCGCGCACGGTGCAGCAGCAGGCGATAGGCCTGATGTTCCGCGCCCAGATGCCCGCCGATCGGGGAATGCTCTTTATCTTCGAGCCGCCCCGACCGGCCGCCTTCTGGATGCGCAATACGTTGATTCCCCTCGACATGGTCTTTGCCTACCGGGGCACCATCGTCTATATCGCCGCCGACGTGCCGCCCTGCAAGGTGGAGCGCTGCCCGACCTACGGCCCGCAGAGCGGCACCGACGTCGATCAGGTGCTCGAATTCAACGCCGGAACGGCCTCCAGATTGCAACTGAAGACCGGCGACCGGGTGAAAATCGAATTTGTCGGTCCCGGCGCGTTCTTGAATCCGCAATAGGGGTTACACTCGTGCGCAGGAGAACCTGTTCAGCACCACTGACATATGAAAGACGCCATCAGCACGGTCATCGCCAAGTACGACTCCCAGGGCAAATACTTCGATAACGCCGCGGTCGATCAGCTCAAAGCCTACTTTGCGACCGGTGAACTGCGGGTGCGCTCGGCGGCGGCGATCAGCGCCAACGCCCAATCGATCATCAAAGAAGCGACCGCCAAGGCATTGCTCTACAGCAGCCTGACGCGCACCGGCGGCAACATGTACTACGCCCGCCGCTTCGCCGCCTGCATCCGCGACATGGAGTACTTCCTGCGCTACGCGACTTTTGCGATGGTGGCCGGCGACACCAGCCTGCTCGACGAGTACGTTCTCAATGGTCTCAAGGAGACCTACACCTCTTTGGGCGTGCCGATCGACGCTACCGTCAAGGGTATCAACGCCCTGCGCGAGGTGGTGGCTTCGGTAGTCGGGCCGGAGGCGGCGGGCGAAGCGAGCAAGTACTTCGACCACCTGGCGAAGGGCCTGCAGTAACTTCAGGGCTGTTTCACCGCCGCCTGCGGTGTGGGCGGCAAATTACCTTTGGAACTGATACAGCACGTTCGTCTTGTCGCCTGTCACGTAGACGGTGCCGCGCTTACCTAGGGCCACACCGTTGAAGACGTAGGTGGATGGAGTGCCGGGTATGCCTTCGAGGCCGATGGGCAGATTGTTGATGAGGGTCGTCGCTTCTCCAGTTTCGGGATGCACCCGCGACAGACGGCCTGCCCCGCTTTCAACGACCAGCAACTGACCGTCGGGTTCCACCGCCAGCCCCTCCGGTGCCGCCAATCCACTGGCGACGGTGAGCGGAGGGTTCAACAGCTGCCCATCCGCCACCACTTGCAAAAGCTTGCCCGAGGCGCGATCGCTCACCCAGAGATCATCGGCGGTTGCCGCCAGACCCGCCGGTTCGCCCAGACTGTCAGCCAGCGTCTCCCGCTGGTTCGGATCGGCGGCTTTGGCCCGGATCACGGTGCCGCTGCCCAGTTCGGCCACGATCAGATCGCCTTGAAAGCGAATCGCATTTAAGGGCGCAGCGAAGCTGTAGCTTCCGACAATCGCCCTGGCGGCCGGATCCCAGATTTGGACCGTGTTGCCGAACCAGGAGGAGAGCAGCAGATTGTTGCCGTCGGGAGCGACGGTAAACGGCGAGGAGAGCGCTGACACCCCAATGAGCGATCTTTCCACGCTCAACTGTCGGCCCTGCACGTTTCCAAATTCGCGCAAAGCGGTCCAGTCGGCCACGAACACCGATTCGCCACCGTCGGCGCGCGGCACCACAGCTACCCCACCGGGAGCAATCAGGCCACCCTCAATTACCGGGCGAACCCGGCCGTCGGCGAGAATTTCGACCACGAAGCCGTCCACAGCACTGGAGACGAACAGGCGATCCTGGGCGTCGAAGGCCAGGTTGTCCAGACCGGGGGGAAGTACAGCGATCACTTGCTTCTGAGCGCTACCGGGAGCGACGCGGACGATCTCGCCGGTGGCCAGGTCCACGACAAACAGGCGCCCTTTTGAATCGAATTTGGCGGCCACCGGAAAGCCGAACCCCTCGGCCACAGGGGTGATCGCCCCCGTCTCGACATCGATACGGGCCACCTGGCCTTTGAACATGATTGGGCTATACAAAAAGCCGTCCGGTCCAAAGTCAAACGCGTTGGGGCCGCCGAAATTCGAAGCAATTAGCCGTGGGGATTTTATCCCTTCGGGATCCAGTTCGTACAGGGCGTCGCCAAAGAAGGACAGACCGACAAACAGCCGCCCGTCCGGCGAGAACGTCACGGGATTGACGCCGCTGGGCAGCACCGCCACGGTGCGCTTGGTGCCGTCGGGTGCCAGGCGGCCGACTTCGCCAGTGAGAATCGACGTCCAGTACAGCGAGCCGTCCGGGCCGAAGGTGATGTCGTCCGGCCCTTCCACCCCCTGGGTCGGACCGAAGCGCTCAAGGATGGCGCCGGTGCGGGAGCCGGCCCGAACGACTTCCCGGCCGCGCAGGCTGGCAATGTGCAACTGGTCTTTGCTGTCGAAGGTCAGGCCGTTGGCGCCGTGAAGCGGCCCGCCGCGCACCAGCACCGAGGATGCGGTCTGCGCCTCGGTGGGTTTGGCGATTAGCCAGGCGGCTGCCAGCATTACAGCGCAGGCGGG harbors:
- a CDS encoding DUF192 domain-containing protein, whose product is MKPLQRRALWAGLALSLWTMPAPAQQAGQPQRLTVEAQVTFGKQTFKLEVARTVQQQAIGLMFRAQMPADRGMLFIFEPPRPAAFWMRNTLIPLDMVFAYRGTIVYIAADVPPCKVERCPTYGPQSGTDVDQVLEFNAGTASRLQLKTGDRVKIEFVGPGAFLNPQ
- a CDS encoding phycobilisome core component; translated protein: MKDAISTVIAKYDSQGKYFDNAAVDQLKAYFATGELRVRSAAAISANAQSIIKEATAKALLYSSLTRTGGNMYYARRFAACIRDMEYFLRYATFAMVAGDTSLLDEYVLNGLKETYTSLGVPIDATVKGINALREVVASVVGPEAAGEASKYFDHLAKGLQ